GGTTAACCCGAAGCGGACGAAATGAAAACCGATCGGTTTCCGCAGCTCCGGGCGAGGGGCTCGGCGACGGCCGGGGGGGAACGGCCGCCGCCGAGCCATGATGGTGCGCGCGCCCGCCGTCCCCGTCAGGGCGACGCACACCGGGGCCACTCCGAGTAATGGCCCGCTTGAGTGACCGGACAGAGCTACCGGCCAGAGCGCCCCGCCGACGCGACCGGCCGTCGTGCCGGCACATGACCGCCACTCACGGCGTACGCCCCTCTCCGTCGCCGGACCCGGAGCGTTTCGCCGGGGGCTGCCAGCCGCCGGTGACTTCCTTGACGGGCTTGTGGGGGAAGCGGCGCCGGGCGTACTCCTGGGCGGGCGAGCCGGGCAGGACGTACAGGGTCTCCTTCTTGTCCTGGAGCGGACGCAGCACGGTGTCCATGAACGTCCTGCGGTCGTCCAGGTAGGGCCCCAGAACATCCTCTCCCGCGGGGCATACGGCCAAGCAGTAGCCGGACTTGTAACCGGGCGGCGAGGACAGGCTCTGCCACATCGAGGCGTTCTCGGAGTCGCTGACCCGGGAGCGGTAGTCGGCGGCGTCCTCGCTGTCGGCCACGGTCTGCGCCCAGTCGGTGAACCCGCTCATGAACTCCCGGTAGTTGTGCGTGGTGCAGGCCAGGGCGTCGAAGGCGCCGTCCTTGGTGATGGCGCCGACCGGGCAGGCGGCGACGCACAACTTGCAGTCGATGCAGGGGTTGTAGTCGAGGGCCTGCCCGTACGCGCTCACCTCCGCGTCCACCAGAACGGTCACGAGCAGAATGAAGCTGCCGAACTTCGGGTGGATGACGTTGCGGTGCAGGCCCATCACCCCGAGCCCGGCGGCCACCGCGACGGTCTTGTGCGCCACCACCCAGATCCGCTCCTTGGGGAAGCGGTCCATCTCCTGCGGGAAGCCGACGGACGGATTGAGCGCCCGGTAGCCGGCGTCCTGGAGCGCCTGAGTGACCTTGCGGGCGGCATGGTTGGCCTGTTCGTCGGCCTGGTGGAACTCCTGGTTGGCCACGCTGCGGGCCGGAGAACGGCAGTTGTCGCGGTTCATCCGGACCGCCATCGCGATCAGGGAGCGGGTGCCGGGCAGCGCGGACTGTGCGTACTCCCGCTCACCGGCCAGGTCGGGGTGGTCCAGGCTGATCGCGGCGGCGTCGTCCGCACCGGCCGCGAGACACAACTCGTGCAGCCACTCCGCGTCGATCACCGCGGGCGGCCGTACGACGTCAGCGGCCTCGCGTCGGGCGAGTACGGCCCGTACCGACGGGTGGGCCGCCAGCCTCGCCGGAATCGGGCGTCGGGCGGGGTGCCCCTCGGTGTCACGCGCGGCGGTCATCCGTGCTCCAGGGATGGGGGGTGCGGGCTCACCACGAAGGGCGAGAAACCGATCAGTTTCACC
Above is a window of Streptomyces griseorubiginosus DNA encoding:
- a CDS encoding 4Fe-4S binding protein, whose translation is MTAARDTEGHPARRPIPARLAAHPSVRAVLARREAADVVRPPAVIDAEWLHELCLAAGADDAAAISLDHPDLAGEREYAQSALPGTRSLIAMAVRMNRDNCRSPARSVANQEFHQADEQANHAARKVTQALQDAGYRALNPSVGFPQEMDRFPKERIWVVAHKTVAVAAGLGVMGLHRNVIHPKFGSFILLVTVLVDAEVSAYGQALDYNPCIDCKLCVAACPVGAITKDGAFDALACTTHNYREFMSGFTDWAQTVADSEDAADYRSRVSDSENASMWQSLSSPPGYKSGYCLAVCPAGEDVLGPYLDDRRTFMDTVLRPLQDKKETLYVLPGSPAQEYARRRFPHKPVKEVTGGWQPPAKRSGSGDGEGRTP